CTATATATAGATGTGATGTGTTCATATTATTTTCAAGTGAGTCCTATGAACAGTAGATAAATGGCACAttcttattttgttataaaatttaCTTTACCCCGTTTCTTCttcccagtttagaatgtccaattacttCCCCCATTGCAATTCCCCCAACAGCACAGAAGTACTGAAGATCAGGGACGTCCTCTGATCAAACGACCAAACTAATAGCCTCTTTACAGCCAGAAACTCAAAAGCAAAAGTCAGTGAGCTACCAGCACCAAAGGAATTTTATGTGGAATTTCATCAGGCTGCCtaatttgcacagccaggatgaaAAACCTACTACCTTGACTGTGTGCTCttactcttaattgtactgtaattcttgatatgtcatttttatatacaaCCATatgtcaccctgggtaagggcgtctgctattaaataaatgataataatgtaTGACACAcatggctgtgcctttaccagttTAGCCGCTCAGCAACCCCCACAAACAACATTAAATGAAAAACTCAAGCCATGTGAAATGAAGCACTGGAAAGTAATATTACAGAATGTTATGGAATCCTCCACATGACCTTTTGCTAATGTGTCTCAACCTTGCTAAGGACTTGTTTAGGGTACATGTCCAGGGTAGAGCTGCATTCTCTTCTTTGATTATTCTTACTGTACCTTTCCCATACAGTGAACCATGGACTCCACAGATCCTCAAGTCAAAATTTTGCTCACAGATTGCATCTAATAGGGTTTGCTCTGTACCATGGAATAAAATTTTCTCATCCACACTCTCCCCtccatttttcttcttcatttgttctttttgcctgaaacaaaaaccagaggaacagttttttgtgattttttttttaacacttgcagtgcatatattgtactttttatatttaatttttttaaaatacatttccttgTATGGATGGTTGTTTCTTTAACAGCTTATAACTTACATAACTAGAAGATTCATTTTTATATGCCCTTAATGATACAGAATAATCGTTCtcagtacattttctttttaccaGATCTCATTTTCGACTTGGGAAATTGTACATACTTTCTTTTCAGAGTTTCAGTGTACCAATtctaaaaaaagcaacatattttgaaatgtattagaaaatgtttgtttaaaacgGTGAATACTATACTTACAGTTCTGTCATGCTCCATAGTTAATAGTTACGCACATAAAAAGCTATTGTGAGATATTGGGGCCAGGGAAGTTGTGAATGGtcctcatacagtatataatttcgTACAGTACATCACAATTACATCACAATTTACTGTAAACATGCCCTATCCACGAAATCATGAattctgtttaaccctttcatgcatggccaCCTAATACCATTGTTTTCCCATATAAagcaaaaaaattgaaacatttttcaaagaaaaatatatgTATGATGTGTCGagaactatttttatttttttttatatttcatacatGCATTATTCAGTATGTGTTACAAACATTGGCAGAAAATGAGAGCATGTTTAGAGAGCGCTGATCCGAATTCAATGTTACACAGACTCTATCTCAGAAAAGTTAAAACTATGAAAAAATGCAATCTACGCACCACTGGAACATTTTCCAGAGAGATGGATTTTGGATCCTTTGAATCTTATGAACGGTCGCTGCAGCCATGGTCCGCTTGAAGAGACCATCAACGTGTTGAAATTCCCCAGAGGATTTGGAAAGTTCAATCagctgaaaatgatttaaaaaaaaaaaaaaaaaaaaacactaaaaggCTTGAAGAATTAAATAGATtgagacattttattattttttaaattcccctttatgtaaaatacagttaaaataaaaacataccttgTATCTAAATTCAGGCAAGGCACCTTGGTCCCAGTGACTTGGAACAGACACAGCAGTTAAGCTTTGTGACTCTGAAGAGTCACTTTAAAGagtaaaaaaacaagaatacaacTGTATTTAAGTACTTAGGCTTAAAAAGCATTACAGAAATTCATAACATTTCACTAAGTACTCTAATGaatccaaaatttaaaaaatggtttaaatctaataaaacatttgattaatgatacaatttctttttaataaagacaaaataaataataatattaaaaacaaacaaaaatcagttTAGAAATGATGATTGCTGTCTGGTATTTTAGAGCTTAATTACAcgtttaaatgattatttttactgaatgttttttgtttgtttgtttactgtaccgCTTTATCTTGATGTCCACAGCTTTGGAAGAAATAAATTTAGGCCTTCTCCGCAcctccctttttgttttgtatttcaagtTCTTTTGATACATGTCTAAAAGGCAGAAACAATTAAAACACTCAAATATTGCAAAATTCATACTTAAAAAGTATAAGATTAGAACAAGGGTTGTCAAACTTAAAGATTTATAAATATTCCACATTTTGTACTGAGGCAATACCCAGGCCATAAACCTGGACCCTTGAGGACATGTGGACTAGACTAGTCTATTGAggtaatatacagtactgcactgtACCCTTTTCTTATATGAAGATTCCTATAAGTTTATATTTTCGCTGCTTCAGAATAAACTACATCaccaaatattcaaattaaacaatacaaatgcaTGTACCAAACTGTAAcataaagttttctttttttttccttttttgtaactGTACAGTAAGTGTTTGCTATGGGTCTACTACTTAGATTTGCAGTGGAATTCTGGGTTCAGTTTAGTTTCACAGAATTCATATGTTACAATAGACTGATGTACTGTACAGCTATACCATAATACAATTTCAAATATGCTCTAACACTTAAGTGTTAAATAACCGTGGTCATCAACCTTATATTacaataaatactttttcacCATGATGTACTTATTTGGAAGTGTTATGAGCACACAATCTACTGGTAATGACATACACGTACTAGGCTACTAAGAGAGCCTATTGCCAGTTGCCAGTACCTTTAAAGCTGAGGGTGTACTGCTGACCACCTGAGCTGAATAGAACAACACCATCCCCATCAGCTAGAAACAAATTCTCCAAGACTTCAGTGTTGACTGATGAGACATTCTCAGCATCATCCTGCAAGAATGAGTAGTTATAAAGCAGACATAACTGAACATCTTAATGTAACTTCTTTGCATGGAATCTTCTAAGACGTGCATTGAATACAGCGGTATCAACATTCACCTTAGTCTTAAATGGCTGTTTAAGATGTGTTGACCTACTGAAAATATGCTGAATTTAAtcattttgattttatatatattataatatatatatatatatatctatatatatatatcatatatctatatatatatatatattatgtatatacatatatatatatatatatatatatatatatatatatatatatatatatatatatatatatatacacacacgacCACACATTCCTTTGTCTAAAtattcttaaaaacattttatataatccAGCCAGAACTCTACTCATATAAATATCCCTATAGAACAAATGCATACTTTATATTGTCAGCATAATAACATTTTTGAAATGAGGCTGTTTGTATAGATAAGTGAGGACTTTATCATAAGCTGAGCGCCAACTCCAAAATGATTCCCAGCAAATTGTAACACAAAGGCaacaactgcattgtcattggCAGAATGGTGGtaatatttgatttattgttatattttgacAAGGGTGACACTGTGGTATAAATCAGTGTATATATACTATAAGGAACACTGTGCAGTGTATGTTTTAAATCCATTGTGTTGGTGTTGCTTGTAATGCTGTTCTCTGCTAATAGTTCTGTTAAGGTTTCTGCATGGTAACACATTCACATTATGGTAGTCCTATGGTGTTTTAATGCCAATGACTATGAAGTATTAGAGCTTAAATTGGGGATATACTTGTTAGATCTGTATTAAAGCCTCCAAACTCACTTGATTTCCATATTCAATCCACACACCACATTGGTCTTTCCAGTACCAGACCCATTCGGTAGTCAGGATGAAGTGTGGGGGCTTAGTGACTGAGGAAGCTGTGGAAAGGCGTCTGACTTTAGCTGATCCCAGAGTCATTGTGAGGAAATTGATTGGTGGAGATTCATTACTGGAAACAGAATGGACAATGTAGTTTTTGTAATGAGGTAAGATTATAAAAATCCTATGtaggaaaataataaatgttacaaatatgtaaaacatgattgccatatatttttacttgtatGAAGTAAAAGTGGCCCCTTTATATGAAACATAAGTAAAGAAATATTCTCAAGGAACCTTGGGACATGGCAGCAGAGCGGAGAATGAATAGAGTATCTCACCTGGTTGTGTTTCCTGGGTCGCAGTAAGCCTTTTCAATCTCTTCCATGTTTGGCAAGTCTTTCCAGGTCAACCCGTTAAACACTTCCCATTTGTAGGGCAGATGGAAGTGGACGCGAATGCACTTTTCTTTAAAGAGTACAAACAATAGGGTTtggtaatctatctatctatctatctatctatctatctatctatctatctatctatctatatatatatatatatatattctaaagtttatgtgtactgtatattgacaACTTCATGTTCGAGTAGTCGAGTAACTTgtaaaaaaaggtattatttatGAATAGTATACAAACattacatatttttgttgatCTAGGTGGAaaattcacaaattaaaaaaacaaaaaaatctttggGTCTAATCTAACAGAAATCTACAagatatttatgaaaaaaatatgtttagagGCTCGGTGTGAGATAATCTAAAATGTTGCTGTTCAGGTTTAGATTTTCTTAAACCAATACATATTTAAAGGGATATTAAAAGAGTGTACTGTGCCAAAACAAGGGTACAAacctttaaaactgcagtgtttccTGATGTAAAAAAGGCAGATTTCATCACTGTCCACATCACTGATGAAGCTTACTGATGGCTCCCTTGTACGTACTTCCTTTCCTTTTCATAAATAGTGAATTAGGGAACGTTAATAGGGGGTTTTGAGCAAAAGAAAAGAGTTAACTTTTATTGCTAGTAGATCTTATAGGCCTATCACAGACCACGATACTGAAGTGACACACCCATCTGAAATGGTAGTTTGTATCGGATGGCTTGTATTAGATTGTACTCCGAAATTACGTTAAGCaggtttatcattattattattattgtttgttgctATACAGGTTACTATTACTATTTTCGTCTATTAGTAAAGAAACAGTTGGTTGTCCTCACCCGCACTGCTGCCTGTGCTGCAGTTAATGGTGTAGATATTGCTATATATTGAAGGCAGGTTGGATATTAGTTCTGCACTGAGACCCCGGACCTCCAACATTTTCTGAGCATTTGCATCAAACTTGTGGCTCCTCTTACATTGCTGTCCAAATTTACAGTTTCCTTGCAAAAAGTGTTGGCATATGTGGAGTttggtgcattttgttttgaaggTACATGATCCATATTCCCCATTGCCCTTATTGTAGTGTGAACACACCTGGAGTAAAACAAAGCATAAGGAATTTAAATAAGTCTTTGCATGAGCCTAACCTGTAAGATTTTTGGCAGTTTTACAGTTTCGTCAATCACAGTGGGccttgcattaaaataaatgtacacaataAGAGGAAGGCATTGGTCAAAAAGTTTGTCTGTACAACCTTCTTACAAATTTATATTGACATTCTCTTGAATATGTTAAAAACCTACAGTATGAAAATCAAAAGTTAAACAATAAGATCTTAATTTTTTGTACTCAGTGCATATTGTGGCTGCTTCCTGCATGTAAGGTTTAGCCTTCTACACTAACCTTATTGGCTAACCAATACTCCAAGTCCACCTTTCATTAAATGCCTTTCTACCCCTCCTCCCCACCTCTTCCttgcaactgtatctcccttCTGGGGTATCAGTGGTCTTCCATCACCTGGCCTTGGTTGACTTCTGACCGACATCGGCGGCCACACCTCCACTGAGGGCGACACCTGCTGCTACAGATCCTGGGCCAGTCTAATCATCTCACACTACATTTTATCAGCCTGTAGCAATGCTGTGCCTCATTATTTGAATGTTAAACCAGGGCATGTAgataacaacataaaaacaaactcaTGTCAGGAAAATACCTATTACAGTACAGTTGGCTACAACAGCGAGTACTTTGAAAGTTATGGGATGTTCTGCAATAATATTATTCTGGCACAACTCTCATATGTTTGCACATTAAAGAAGTATTCTAGTCCTAGGTACTGTCTCCAGTCTGCTCACATGCTATGACTACAACATTGTAGTCGATGTTACCTCAGGCAGAAGAGAGGGGTCATTCTGGAGCAGTAACTGGGACAACTCAGCCTCCTGCAGACCCTGAAGCTGATTAGCTCTCAAGATGTTACTGTTGTGGACTGAATGAAGGTCATGTGAGTTTCTGCATTTATTCctgaagacaaaaagaaaccaaaacaatgaCCAGTAATACTAAATTATACTTAATTGGTTCCTGTTAGCTGCGCTCTTCTTCAGTTTAATCTGCTATGCAGTCTCTACCAAATGATTCTTGGATGAATCAATGTGATTTAGAGAAAGTTAGAATAATAAGTCCCCATACCTCATTTAAGATATGGATAAAACAAGTGAAGATATCAATGTAAGAAAACGATATATTTGTTCAACTCAAACCCCTGTACCTTTAATTGTGAGTCACTCcttcatgtttaaatattttgtagttgACTAAGCCCTTGCTTATCTGTGTGTATACAATACAGTAGGTCAAACAATTACAGTCCTGTAACTAGGGCCTGTAATCAACACCAGGCCTCGGGGAGCAAGCTCAGGCTGTGTgttgcactttttaaaacatgactaCTTTAACTTGATGTATACAGAATAATGGCCACCAAAataggcttttgtttttgtgaaaaaactacaaaacaccCTTGGGTATGTAGTGTACAGGGATTAGCATCTATGatgaaatggtttgtaaacatgaattaaaatggatatgtgaaaaaaaatctgtatcttTTGATATGGtctgtgtttaaaacaacacCAGTAACAGAGCTTAATTCATCCagtcacagaatacagctgtgcagcaaatattaagacaataactcaGTGTTCTGTTACATTTAGCATAGAGAgtttatatcatttatataagACATTTAGCATAAAGAGTTTATATAatttctgtacatactgtataagcTCCCTTTAGAGGATGCTAAAATATCCTTAAATATAGTATTTTCCTGTAAGATTTGGTGTATAACTGTTTCTAGATTCTTACAAGCAATCTGAATATCGTAATCTTAATATGGGCAATGTTTAAATCCTAGAGTCACTGGTATCATTATCATCATATTAAGAGTATTGTTCattactattttgtattatttaattaaagaaatgAGAGGGAATACACATGTATAATAAGTATTTACTGTTTGGACTGATCATAACACAGGACTGTTAAATGCCCCCTTATGAACCTTCTGCCCTATCTATATAGGCAGAAGAAGTATTTTGCTTCCCTTATCTTTCCTAGTCAAATCTGCAGTGACCACAAACAAAATATTGCAGTCAGCACAGTCCTCTTTCGGGTACTGTTTGCACAGTCTCACTGAAGTCTTTGCAATGATTGTGATATCATCGCTGAGCTCACACCCTGGAATGTTCTCCTCAGCACCTTCAACTATAGCAACCCTACTGCCATTCCTCAGGATCTGACAGAAAAGCGGCTCTGTAATCATGTGATACTTGCAGACTCTCTTGTAAAGCTGTCTGTAGTCCAAGGTTCCCTGACTGGCGCAGAGAATACTAGTAGCACAGCTAGCTACAGCAGAAGCAAACATTTTGTCAGAAGCCACTGGTGTTTTTCCTTCCTAATCAACACTCTTGCTGCAGGAGAAATGAAACTGAAACTTACTGGACTGTGCAGGCACAAAACTAACAACAGGGACTGCTTTTACCCAGTACTGCGAGACAGACAACTGTAGACTTGTACACTGTGCTGTGAGACAGCTCATTCCTCACTGTGAAACAATCAGTTATACTCTTGATACAGCACCCTATTGAATTATCTGGATAGAGCAGATTGCTGAGAATCAAAATCTATTTGAAGATACACCTTTTGTTTCAAGTCGTATAGCAGTAGGAAACATTATTCAATGCCAATGCAAAAGTTTAGTACTAAGGGACAGTGGTAATATTATGACATACCACCGGATAAtagcaaatacttttt
This window of the Polyodon spathula isolate WHYD16114869_AA chromosome 7, ASM1765450v1, whole genome shotgun sequence genome carries:
- the LOC121318098 gene encoding protein mono-ADP-ribosyltransferase PARP12-like, which codes for MSVSCLTNYVTKTICSNGGSMEYRELHRLVTHYFRNMDHTFIQILGDTSRFFIVNSSKVKTTESGLSPDSKIIAKTLVRLCDHYPEGNCYNCRSLHLCKFLIYQNCQYDNERNKCRNSHDLHSVHNSNILRANQLQGLQEAELSQLLLQNDPSLLPEVCSHYNKGNGEYGSCTFKTKCTKLHICQHFLQGNCKFGQQCKRSHKFDANAQKMLEVRGLSAELISNLPSIYSNIYTINCSTGSSAGKEVRTREPSVSFISDVDSDEICLFYIRKHCSFKEKCIRVHFHLPYKWEVFNGLTWKDLPNMEEIEKAYCDPGNTTSNESPPINFLTMTLGSAKVRRLSTASSVTKPPHFILTTEWVWYWKDQCGVWIEYGNQDDAENVSSVNTEVLENLFLADGDGVVLFSSGGQQYTLSFKDMYQKNLKYKTKREVRRRPKFISSKAVDIKIKRDSSESQSLTAVSVPSHWDQGALPEFRYKLIELSKSSGEFQHVDGLFKRTMAAATVHKIQRIQNPSLWKMFQWQKEQMKKKNGGESVDEKILFHGTEQTLLDAICEQNFDLRICGVHGSLYGKGSYFARDASYFHNYSKTRNGTQILFVARVLVGEFTRGKSNYVRPPSKEGNKTSFYNSCVDSKSNPSIFVIFEKHQIYPEYLIEYN